In Hydractinia symbiolongicarpus strain clone_291-10 chromosome 13, HSymV2.1, whole genome shotgun sequence, a single genomic region encodes these proteins:
- the LOC130624260 gene encoding BTB/POZ domain-containing adapter for CUL3-mediated RhoA degradation protein 3-like translates to MRFYVRMSGETISVADDNSKAVSTKYVKLNVGGSLFYTTLGTLTKRSDSMLRAMFSGRMEVLTDSEGWVLLDRSGKHFDRILNYLRDGKIPMPDDKTELKELLTETKFYCLQELTNEVEEALKRKGDDVEPQCKVPLMTSLKEERIIIARSEKPVIKLVCNRYSNKYSYTSQSDDNMLKNLELFDKLSLRFNGRILFIKDIIANDEICCWSFYGNGKKVTEVCCTSIVYATERKQTKVEFPEARIYEDTLNVLLFEGRGDLAALDHELLRATKAMNRNREREREENEEGTSMRRNRIHQLANDP, encoded by the exons ATGAGGTTTTATGTCAGGATGTCTGGAGAAACTATAAGTGTAGCTGATGACAACTCCAAGGCTGTTTCAACTAAATATGTCAAGCTTAATGTTGGAGGTTCTTTGTTTTACACAACTTTGGGAACATTAACTAAAAGGTCAGATAGTATGCTTCGGGCAATGTTCAGTGGAAGAATGGAAGTTCTAACTGACAGCGAAG GATGGGTTCTCCTTGATCGAAGTGGAAAACATTTTGACAGAATCCTGAATTATCTACGTGATGGCAAAATTCCAATGCCTGATGATAAAACTGAACTGAAAGAACTGCTGACAGAAACAAAGTTTTATTGTTTACAAGAACTTACAAATGAG gttgaagaagcattaaaaagaAAAGGAGACGATGTCGAACCACAGTGTAAAGTTCCACTGATGACCTCTCTCAAAGAAGAACGTATAATTATTGCACGGTCTGAAAAA CCTGTCATCAAGTTGgtttgtaatcgatacagtaaTAAGTACTCCTACACCAG tcaatctGATGACAATATGCTGAAAAATCTCGAACTTTTCGATAAACTTTCTTTACGATTTAACGGGCGGATATTATTTATAAAAGACATTATTGCGAACGACGAAATATGTTGCTGGTCATTTTACGGCAACGGCAAAAAAGTGACTGAAGTTTGTTGCACGTCTATTGTGTATGCAACGGAACGTAAACAAACCAAAGTGGAGTTTCCCGAAGCACGTATATACGAGGACACTTTAAATGTGCTGTTGTTCGAGGGGCGCGGGGACCTTGCGGCACTTGATCATGAATTGTTGCGAGCAACGAAAGCTATGAATCGTAACCGCGAGCGTGAGCgcgaagaaaatgaagaaggaACAAGCATGAGGAGAAATCGGATACATCAGCTAGCAAATGATCCGTGA